The following are from one region of the Magallana gigas chromosome 6, xbMagGiga1.1, whole genome shotgun sequence genome:
- the LOC105341458 gene encoding growth hormone secretagogue receptor type 1, which translates to MDSMMNFSLGITSSTENMTETEFDLNLLYEKYIPEKFLIPKIIKTILYAFGFPGNILACILWLQKPMLHSSGCYLAALAASDVLFLIMSLMYDLTLYWKVKVLEFPTICQLFPCMYLSVQYLSPLLTLAFTVERFISIRFPFKRRIYCNIKRAVCVILTLVAISLGVAGIQIYFWHYDYNLEKCVNRLEFVYLSEKWTWVTEFVMFMFVPVLILLFNILLVVTMRNSSRRAQELYGPMPPKQKTVTTKMLLVVSFVLIFTTIPVSIVYSLNDRFPLGDLSAIHNISNDVTWQRHLNFMLTQEIIYDIGMSHYACNFYLYLLIGKKFRLAIKKYFQKLSVMKLVDFKDRNSRSLRSSFTELRSMS; encoded by the coding sequence ATGGATTCAATGATGAACTTTTCCCTTGGAATAACTTCAAGCACAGAGAATATGACGGAGACCGAGTTTGACCTAAACCTCTTGTACGAAAAATATATTCCAGAAAAGTTCCTTATACCTAAAATAATAAAGACCATTCTGTACGCTTTTGGATTTCCCGGAAATATTTTAGCTTGTATTTTATGGCTTCAAAAACCCATGCTGCACTCCTCGGGATGCTACCTTGCGGCCCTAGCCGCTTCAGATGTGTTGTTTCTGATAATGTCCCTCATGTATGATCTTACACTTTATTGGAAAGTGAAAGTCCTCGAATTTCCTACTATCTGCCAACTGTTCCCGTGTATGTATCTTTCTGTACAATATTTATCTCCCTTGCTTACGTTAGCGTTCACCGTTGAGCGCTTTATATCAATTCGATTTCCGTTCAAGAGGAGGATATACTGCAACATAAAGAGGGCCGTCTGTGTCATTCTCACGCTTGTCGCCATTTCTCTTGGAGTCGCCGGAATTCAGATTTATTTTTGGCATTACGATTATAACCTAGAAAAATGTGTCAACAGGCTGGAGTTCGTGTATCTGTCTGAGAAATGGACCTGGGTGACGGAGTTTGTCATGTTCATGTTTGTCCCTGTCCTGATCTTGCTGTTCAATATTCTACTGGTCGTCACCATGAGAAACTCCTCCCGAAGAGCACAGGAACTCTACGGACCAATGCCACCAAAGCAAAAAACCGTCACAACCAAAATGCTGTTGGTAGTTTCATTTGTCCTTATATTTACGACAATACCAGTGAGTATCGTCTACTCTTTGAACGATAGATTCCCACTTGGTGATTTAAGTGCTATCCATAATATATCTAATGACGTCACATGGCaacgtcatttgaatttcatgttgACCCAGGAAATTATCTACGATATTGGTATGAGCCACTACGCCTGCAACTTTTATTTGTATCTGCTCATTGGCAAAAAATTCAGGTTGGccataaagaaatattttcaaaaactttcagTTATGAAACTGGTGGATTTCAAAGACAGGAATTCGAGATCTTTGCGATCTTCTTTTACCGAGTTAAGATCTATGTCGTAA